A section of the Methanocaldococcus sp. FS406-22 genome encodes:
- the nucS gene encoding endonuclease NucS: protein MELEKVFHLTSPTTKDLENFMDAYLFNHILILLARCRVFYEGRAKSQLEEGDRVIIIKPDGTFLIHKDKKREPVNWQPPGSNIIWKVEDNYFILKSIRRKPKEELKVVISEVYHTCAFNCEDYEELNLTGSESEMAEMIFRNPNLIEEGFKPLSREYQIPTGIIDILGKDKDERWVILELKRRRADLQAVSQLKRYVEYFKSKYGRDRVRGILVAPSLTVGAERLLKEENLEFKKLNPPKGSKKDLKQNMKSKKTAILDEWL, encoded by the coding sequence GTGGAGTTGGAAAAAGTTTTTCACTTAACCAGCCCCACTACCAAAGATCTGGAAAATTTTATGGATGCGTATCTATTTAACCATATTTTAATATTGTTAGCTAGATGTAGAGTTTTTTATGAAGGTAGAGCTAAGAGCCAATTAGAGGAAGGAGATAGGGTCATTATAATAAAACCAGATGGAACATTTTTAATCCATAAAGATAAAAAAAGAGAGCCAGTAAACTGGCAACCTCCAGGGAGTAATATAATCTGGAAGGTTGAAGATAACTACTTTATTTTAAAGAGCATTAGGAGAAAGCCAAAAGAGGAATTAAAGGTAGTAATTTCAGAGGTCTATCATACGTGTGCTTTTAACTGTGAAGATTATGAAGAATTAAATCTAACTGGTAGCGAATCAGAAATGGCAGAGATGATTTTCAGAAATCCAAATTTAATTGAAGAAGGATTTAAACCTCTATCAAGAGAATATCAAATCCCTACTGGAATCATTGATATCTTAGGAAAAGATAAAGATGAAAGATGGGTTATCTTAGAGTTAAAGAGGAGGAGAGCAGATTTACAGGCAGTTTCTCAACTAAAGAGATATGTTGAGTATTTTAAAAGCAAATATGGAAGAGATAGAGTTAGAGGAATTTTAGTTGCCCCTTCTTTAACTGTTGGAGCTGAAAGATTGTTGAAGGAAGAGAACTTAGAATTTAAAAAGCTCAATCCACCAAAGGGTAGTAAAAAAGACTTAAAACAGAATATGAAATCTAAAAAAACAGCTATTTTAGATGAATGGCTATAA